Proteins co-encoded in one Primulina tabacum isolate GXHZ01 unplaced genomic scaffold, ASM2559414v2 Contig674, whole genome shotgun sequence genomic window:
- the LOC142534669 gene encoding uncharacterized protein LOC142534669, whose product MREEDLIQRADLFWKISNPRTPPIAESPKKFRRLFFQTKPLETSTTAAEALAAEPDHGQRVLQPQTELPQISRSPLHQPALPQGRRICDGDPEVWAAFTANFSQVQSVLDRNRSLIQQVNENHRSKIQDNLVKNVELIQEINGNIAKVVSLYSNLSADFSSMFHQRNSAASEAKSKAEEKSSE is encoded by the exons ATGCGTGAAGAGGATCTTATCCAAAG AGCTGATCTGTTCTGGAAGATAAGCAACCCACGCACACCACCAATTGCTGAATCTCCAAAAAAATTTCGCCGCCTATTTTTCCAGACAAAACCACTGGAAACCTCTACCACCGCCGCCGAGGCCTTAGCTGCTGAACCCGACCATGGACAACGAGTCCTCCAACCACAGACAGAACTCCCCCAAATCAGCCGCTCCCCACTCCACCAGCCCGCTCTTCCCCAAGGGAGACGAATCTGCGATGGAGATCCTGAAGTCTGGGCGGCGTTCACCGCCAATTTCAGCCAGGTCCAGTCTGTACTCGATCGCAATCGCTCCTTGATTCAGCAGGTGAACGAGAATCATAGGTCGAAAATCCAAGACAATCTGGTGAAGAACGTGGAATTGATCCAAGAAATAAACGGGAACATCGCGAAGGTCGTGTCTCTGTACTCAAATCTGTCGGCCGATTTCTCGAGCATGTTTCATCAGCGGAATTCCGCGGCGTCTGAGGCGAAGAGCAAGGCGGAAGAGAAGAGCAGTGAGTGA